From Streptomyces sp. NBC_01754, a single genomic window includes:
- a CDS encoding SCO5389 family protein, which translates to MSLDVSPALLEQAERGEVDEADFVDCVRTSLPFAWEMISSLVAQLKVDGGEFADNQTPPPNEQARGQLLRALASDAIRGALQRHFGVRLAFQNCHRVAVFPLDASVDERLAKFTSVRGQLLNQSPELRDC; encoded by the coding sequence ATGTCGCTCGACGTCTCACCGGCCCTCTTGGAACAGGCCGAGCGAGGCGAGGTCGACGAAGCCGACTTCGTCGACTGCGTCCGGACCTCCCTGCCCTTCGCGTGGGAGATGATCAGCTCCCTGGTGGCCCAGCTGAAGGTGGACGGCGGAGAGTTCGCCGACAACCAGACGCCGCCGCCGAACGAGCAGGCACGTGGTCAGCTGCTGCGTGCGCTCGCCAGTGACGCGATACGCGGTGCGCTCCAGCGGCACTTCGGTGTGCGCCTGGCCTTCCAGAACTGCCACCGTGTCGCGGTGTTCCCGCTGGACGCCTCGGTCGACGAGCGGCTCGCCAAATTCACCTCGGTGAGGGGCCAGCTGCTCAACCAGTCGCCTGAGCTGCGGGACTGCTGA
- a CDS encoding cob(I)yrinic acid a,c-diamide adenosyltransferase, giving the protein MVNLTRIYTRTGDQGTTALGDMSRTAKTDLRIAAYADANEANAVIGTAIALGALSEDVVKVLVRVQNDLFDVGADLSTPVVEDPKYPPLRVEQSYVDKLEADCDTFLEELDKLRSFILPGGTAGAALLHQACTVVRRAERSTWAALEVHGDTMNALTATYLNRLSDLLFILARTANKELGDVLWVPGGER; this is encoded by the coding sequence ATGGTCAATCTGACGCGCATCTACACCCGTACCGGCGACCAGGGCACCACCGCCCTCGGTGACATGAGCCGCACCGCCAAGACCGATCTGCGGATCGCGGCGTACGCCGACGCGAACGAGGCGAACGCGGTCATCGGTACGGCGATCGCCCTCGGCGCGCTGTCCGAGGACGTCGTGAAGGTCCTCGTCCGCGTCCAGAACGACCTCTTCGACGTGGGCGCGGACCTGTCCACGCCGGTGGTGGAGGACCCGAAGTACCCGCCGCTGCGGGTCGAGCAGTCCTACGTCGACAAGCTGGAGGCGGACTGCGACACCTTCCTGGAGGAGCTGGACAAACTGCGCAGCTTCATCCTTCCGGGCGGTACGGCGGGAGCCGCGCTGCTGCACCAGGCCTGTACGGTCGTCCGCCGGGCCGAGCGGTCCACCTGGGCGGCGCTGGAGGTGCACGGCGACACGATGAACGCGCTGACCGCCACCTACCTCAACCGCCTCTCCGACCTCCTTTTCATCCTCGCCAGGACGGCGAACAAGGAGCTCGGCGACGTGCTGTGGGTGCCCGGCGGCGAACGCTGA
- the nucS gene encoding endonuclease NucS — translation MRLVIARCSVDYAGRLTAHLPSAPRLILVKADGSVSIHADDRAYKPLNWMSPPCTLKEGADDSEGVWTVVNKAGEKLIITMEEVLHDSSHELGVDPGLIKDGVEAHLQELLADRIETIGEGYTLIRREYPTAIGPVDILCRDADGATVAVELKRRGDIDGVEQLTRYLELLNRDPHLAPVRGVFAAQEIKPQARVLATDRGIGCLVLDYDAMRGIEDDKLRLF, via the coding sequence ATGCGTCTCGTCATCGCCCGTTGCTCCGTCGACTACGCGGGCCGGCTCACCGCCCACCTGCCCTCCGCGCCCCGCCTGATCCTGGTGAAGGCGGACGGCAGCGTCTCGATCCACGCCGACGACCGGGCGTACAAACCGCTCAACTGGATGTCGCCGCCGTGCACTCTGAAGGAGGGCGCCGACGACAGCGAAGGCGTCTGGACCGTGGTGAACAAGGCGGGCGAGAAACTGATCATCACCATGGAGGAAGTCCTCCATGACTCGTCCCACGAGCTGGGTGTGGACCCCGGGCTCATCAAGGACGGAGTGGAGGCACACCTCCAGGAACTGCTCGCCGACCGGATCGAGACGATCGGCGAGGGCTACACCCTGATCCGCCGCGAGTACCCCACCGCGATCGGCCCGGTCGACATCCTGTGCCGGGACGCGGACGGGGCGACGGTGGCCGTCGAGCTGAAGCGGCGCGGTGACATCGACGGGGTGGAGCAGCTGACCCGCTATCTCGAACTGCTCAACCGCGATCCCCATCTGGCGCCCGTGCGGGGCGTCTTCGCCGCCCAGGAGATCAAGCCGCAGGCCCGGGTACTGGCGACGGACCGCGGGATCGGGTGCCTGGTGCTGGACTACGACGCGATGCGCGGCATCGAGGACGACAAGCTACGGCTGTTCTGA
- a CDS encoding ATP/GTP-binding protein yields the protein MSPRRNRPRGGESPNGNAREAVERYGGGGLTESWRGEEWSVRPVSGASAAGKRYRCPGCDQEIPSGVPHMVAWSEYGGVDDRRHWHKACWNAKDRRTTKVQRSRNAPRH from the coding sequence GTGTCCCCGCGCCGCAACCGCCCCCGAGGCGGCGAGAGTCCCAACGGCAACGCACGCGAGGCGGTCGAGCGGTACGGCGGGGGCGGCCTCACCGAGAGCTGGCGGGGCGAGGAGTGGTCGGTGCGCCCGGTGAGCGGGGCGAGCGCGGCGGGCAAGCGCTACCGCTGTCCCGGCTGCGACCAGGAGATCCCCTCCGGGGTACCGCACATGGTCGCCTGGTCGGAGTACGGCGGGGTCGACGACCGCAGGCACTGGCACAAGGCCTGCTGGAACGCGAAGGACCGCCGCACCACGAAGGTGCAGCGGTCCAGGAACGCGCCGCGTCACTGA
- a CDS encoding LLM class flavin-dependent oxidoreductase: protein MRVGTFVLAAQFPGQGQGEALHRAVRSAEVADESGLDSVWLAEHHFVPYGVCPSAVTLAGLLLGRTRRIRVGTAVSVLPTQHPVALGEQAALLHLTSGGRFTLGVGRGGPWVDLEVFQSGLEAYEKGFPESLELLLEWLRGSRVAGRGKRFGFREVAVVPRTDELLGDGPAGPEVVIACTSPKSVKLAAEKGLPMLLGMHCDDEEKAGMAALWRSAARDAGQPADVVEQVAHVSAGVAQIADRADDATETLVKAMPGWLRQGLDAHVTVDGRHRVMRDPVAYTEYLCGLHPVGPPRLAADRLAATAERTGITRFALLVEGSGDLAATEENVRRLGTDVLPLLR from the coding sequence ATGCGCGTAGGAACATTCGTGCTGGCGGCACAGTTCCCTGGCCAGGGGCAGGGCGAGGCCCTGCACCGGGCCGTCCGGTCCGCGGAGGTGGCGGACGAGTCGGGGCTCGACTCGGTCTGGCTGGCGGAGCACCACTTCGTGCCGTACGGGGTGTGCCCGTCCGCGGTGACCCTGGCCGGGCTGCTGCTCGGCCGCACCCGCAGGATCCGGGTGGGCACGGCGGTGAGCGTGCTGCCCACCCAGCACCCGGTCGCCCTCGGGGAGCAGGCCGCCCTGCTGCATCTGACCAGCGGCGGGCGCTTCACCCTCGGGGTGGGGCGCGGGGGGCCCTGGGTGGACCTGGAGGTGTTCCAGAGCGGCCTCGAGGCGTACGAGAAGGGGTTCCCCGAGTCGCTGGAGCTGCTCCTCGAGTGGCTGCGCGGCTCCCGGGTCGCGGGGCGCGGGAAGCGGTTCGGCTTCCGCGAGGTGGCGGTGGTGCCGCGTACCGACGAGCTGCTCGGGGACGGCCCGGCGGGCCCCGAGGTGGTCATTGCGTGCACATCGCCAAAAAGCGTGAAACTCGCCGCTGAAAAGGGTTTGCCGATGCTCCTGGGGATGCACTGCGACGACGAGGAGAAGGCCGGGATGGCCGCTCTGTGGCGCTCGGCCGCCCGGGACGCCGGTCAGCCCGCGGACGTCGTGGAGCAGGTCGCACACGTGTCCGCGGGGGTGGCCCAGATCGCCGACCGTGCCGACGACGCCACGGAGACGCTGGTGAAGGCCATGCCGGGCTGGCTGAGGCAGGGCCTGGACGCGCATGTGACGGTCGACGGCCGCCACCGGGTGATGCGCGACCCCGTGGCGTACACGGAGTACCTGTGCGGTCTGCATCCGGTGGGCCCGCCCCGGCTGGCCGCCGACCGGCTCGCGGCCACGGCGGAGCGGACGGGCATCACCCGGTTCGCGCTCCTGGTGGAGGGGTCGGGCGACCTCGCCGCGACGGAGGAGAACGTGCGGCGGCTGGGCACGGACGTGCTGCCGTTGCTGAGGTGA
- a CDS encoding STAS domain-containing protein, with the protein MHIRGDHAELVVGGRLDVRSAADARTVLHSAVDDGAGDLVLDLTELDSWDATGLGVIMGAHRRAGRAGRRLVLRSVPPQMQRLLVATRLHRILAIEGGIAADSLPRV; encoded by the coding sequence ATGCACATCAGGGGCGACCACGCCGAGCTGGTCGTCGGGGGCCGCCTCGATGTCCGAAGCGCGGCGGACGCCCGTACGGTCCTGCACTCGGCCGTCGACGACGGAGCCGGTGACCTCGTGCTGGACCTGACCGAGCTGGATTCCTGGGACGCCACCGGACTCGGCGTCATCATGGGTGCGCACCGCAGAGCGGGCCGGGCCGGACGGCGGCTGGTGCTGCGCAGTGTGCCTCCGCAGATGCAGCGGCTCCTGGTGGCGACCCGGCTGCATCGCATTCTGGCCATCGAGGGCGGCATCGCCGCGGACTCGCTGCCGCGGGTGTAG
- a CDS encoding ABC transporter permease, giving the protein MLLHDTSLIFGRYVRQTVRSRFQIFFGILMPLLYLFFFGPLLTDLPLGADTDSWQVLVPGLLLQLALFGASFTGFAIIIEQSTGVVERMRVTPVSRLALLLGRVLRDALLFMFQAVLLVGAALVMGLRAPLPGVLIGFAFVGLLTVSLASLSYALAMKVRTPQEFGPVINSLTMPAMLLSGLMLPMTLGPRWLDVLSHFTPFRHLVDAVRDAYTGSYATAHMLYGVLVAVGFALLALTAGTRVFRSAGA; this is encoded by the coding sequence ATGCTGCTCCACGACACCTCACTCATCTTCGGCCGGTACGTCCGGCAGACCGTGCGCTCGCGGTTCCAGATCTTCTTCGGCATCCTGATGCCGCTGCTGTACCTGTTCTTCTTCGGACCGCTGCTCACCGATCTGCCGCTCGGCGCCGACACCGACTCCTGGCAGGTCCTGGTGCCCGGCCTGCTGCTCCAACTGGCCCTGTTCGGCGCCTCGTTCACGGGCTTCGCGATCATCATCGAGCAGTCGACGGGCGTGGTGGAACGCATGCGGGTGACCCCGGTCAGCCGTCTCGCCCTGCTGCTCGGCCGGGTCCTGCGGGACGCCCTGCTCTTCATGTTCCAGGCCGTCCTGCTGGTCGGCGCCGCCCTGGTCATGGGGCTGCGCGCCCCGCTGCCGGGCGTGCTGATCGGCTTCGCCTTCGTCGGCCTGCTGACCGTCTCCCTGGCCTCGCTGTCGTACGCCCTGGCCATGAAGGTGCGTACCCCGCAGGAGTTCGGGCCGGTGATCAACTCGCTGACCATGCCCGCCATGCTGCTCTCCGGGCTGATGCTGCCGATGACCCTCGGCCCCCGCTGGCTGGACGTCCTGTCGCACTTCACCCCCTTCCGCCACCTGGTGGACGCGGTGCGGGACGCGTACACCGGCTCGTACGCGACGGCCCACATGCTGTACGGGGTCCTGGTCGCGGTGGGCTTCGCCCTGCTGGCCCTGACGGCCGGCACACGCGTCTTCCGGAGCGCCGGGGCCTGA
- a CDS encoding 3-hydroxyacyl-CoA dehydrogenase family protein encodes MARKLAVIGAGLMGSGIAQVSARAGWDVVLRDVTDEALGRGRAGIEASYGKFVAKGKLEAAEAEAALGRITTTTDLDAVADADLVVEAVFEKLEVKHEIFRALDRIVRPDAVLASNTSAIPITKIAAVTERPERVVGVHFFSPVPMMQLVELVRGYKTSDETLATAREFAESVGKTCIVVNRDVAGFVTTRLISALVVEAARLYESGVATAEDIDTACKLGFGHAMGPLATADLTGVDILLHATGNIYTESQDEKFAAPELMRRMVDAGDIGRKSGQGFYTY; translated from the coding sequence GTGGCCAGGAAGCTCGCCGTCATCGGCGCCGGACTCATGGGGTCCGGTATCGCGCAGGTCTCCGCCCGGGCGGGCTGGGACGTGGTGCTGCGTGACGTCACCGACGAGGCCCTCGGCCGCGGGCGCGCCGGTATCGAGGCCAGTTACGGCAAGTTCGTCGCCAAGGGCAAGCTGGAGGCCGCCGAGGCCGAGGCCGCGCTGGGCCGGATCACCACGACCACCGACCTCGACGCCGTGGCCGACGCCGACCTCGTCGTGGAGGCCGTGTTCGAGAAGCTCGAGGTCAAGCACGAGATCTTCCGCGCGCTCGACCGGATCGTCCGTCCGGACGCCGTCCTCGCCTCCAACACCTCCGCCATCCCGATCACCAAGATCGCGGCCGTGACGGAGCGCCCGGAACGCGTCGTCGGCGTGCACTTCTTCTCGCCGGTGCCGATGATGCAGCTGGTCGAGCTGGTGCGCGGTTACAAGACCAGCGACGAAACCCTCGCCACCGCACGGGAGTTCGCCGAGTCGGTGGGCAAGACCTGCATCGTCGTCAACCGTGACGTCGCGGGCTTCGTCACCACCCGGCTGATCTCGGCGCTCGTCGTCGAGGCCGCCAGGCTGTACGAGTCGGGCGTCGCCACGGCCGAGGACATCGACACCGCCTGCAAGCTGGGCTTCGGGCATGCCATGGGCCCCCTGGCGACGGCGGACCTGACCGGTGTGGACATCCTGCTGCACGCCACGGGCAACATCTACACCGAGTCGCAGGACGAGAAGTTCGCCGCTCCGGAGCTGATGCGCCGGATGGTCGACGCGGGTGACATCGGCCGCAAGAGCGGGCAGGGCTTCTACACCTACTGA
- a CDS encoding ATP-binding protein translates to MEPTDRGPGDYGHGTGSSAEGAVPRRQPRDPLTPDFGLQTPQRSRAVQLITGDFLLTVNPVDGSEIEPCPPGERPEAPVRRTAAERAERERATSPPAPPGPPAARPPLLERGQERERLVRLLARGRSVRLTGPAGSGRTALLEAVAADCADLAPDGVVHLSGHRRTASELLYELFEAVHRSPLYRPGREALRERVGGIGAVVVLDDLELGGTALEELLDATPECAFLFGASPDVPAPTADSNVEEVFLAGLGRGASVELLENVVERPLTDEEANWAGDLWFESEGLPLRFVQAGALLRQRDQLSTDPEDFDGYDDPDASPFGRAAPVDVPLPSLGEGAAPAALLASRMSEAARETLRFAVALGGEVPHQAHLPALVGDTHADAALGELSACGLLSPAGPRYRLAAGVLDQLVAGGYGEDADTFARNAAQHYAWWAGHPSVTPERAVAEADAVLASMTHLVQGDRPGAASTAVLLARSASPAFAAGMRWGAWEKALRAGQEAARVAGEVAEEAYFHHELGVLALCTGHLDRARTELETSVGMRGALADKPGAVAGRRALALVTDLSGGPVVQGGRAAAGEEVTAVRHEESLSPSGVPGATAVMPVSGWKAEDPSTPVSPRAVPAAARPTGLSSIGHRALQGARRNLVAVGAGALLAAVLGTVVTLGATSDSEDPENQNVTTEQEAGVDDSERGLSADEPAGDEPAAGVTAGPGASVPGPSHSASPSGGGTPEGETSEPGTSPSSDDPTSGGPSDPPPSQDPSPSGKPTDPGTTPTPSGPPDPTETTPDPTETAPTDPPSEPPESTDSASGPAESATASATGTDPVPDDTSGTVPTTLV, encoded by the coding sequence ATGGAACCGACCGACCGGGGACCGGGGGACTACGGCCACGGAACAGGTAGTTCCGCCGAGGGCGCCGTGCCACGCAGGCAGCCCCGGGATCCCCTGACGCCCGACTTCGGGCTCCAGACACCGCAGCGGTCCCGCGCCGTGCAGCTGATCACCGGAGACTTCCTGCTCACCGTCAATCCGGTCGACGGCAGCGAGATCGAGCCCTGCCCGCCGGGGGAACGGCCCGAAGCCCCCGTACGGCGCACCGCGGCGGAGCGCGCCGAACGCGAGCGCGCCACCTCACCGCCCGCCCCGCCGGGGCCGCCCGCGGCTCGACCGCCCCTGCTGGAGCGCGGGCAGGAGCGCGAGCGGCTGGTCCGGCTGCTGGCGCGCGGCCGCTCGGTGCGGCTCACCGGCCCCGCCGGCTCCGGCCGCACGGCGCTGCTGGAGGCCGTCGCCGCCGACTGCGCGGACCTGGCGCCCGACGGCGTCGTCCACCTCTCCGGGCACCGGCGGACCGCCTCCGAGCTGCTCTACGAACTCTTCGAGGCCGTCCACCGCTCGCCCCTGTACCGGCCGGGCCGGGAGGCGCTGCGGGAACGCGTCGGCGGTATCGGCGCCGTCGTCGTCCTGGACGACCTGGAGCTGGGCGGCACCGCGCTGGAGGAACTGCTCGACGCCACGCCCGAATGCGCCTTCCTGTTCGGCGCGAGCCCCGACGTGCCCGCCCCCACCGCCGACTCGAACGTGGAGGAGGTCTTCCTGGCCGGACTCGGCCGGGGCGCCTCCGTCGAACTGCTGGAAAACGTCGTGGAACGCCCCCTCACCGACGAGGAGGCGAACTGGGCGGGCGACCTCTGGTTCGAGTCCGAAGGGCTGCCGCTCCGCTTCGTCCAGGCCGGTGCCCTGCTGCGCCAGCGGGACCAGCTGTCCACGGACCCCGAGGACTTCGACGGCTACGACGACCCGGACGCCTCACCCTTCGGGCGGGCCGCGCCGGTGGACGTCCCGCTGCCGAGCCTCGGTGAGGGTGCCGCTCCGGCGGCGCTGCTGGCCTCCCGGATGAGCGAGGCGGCCCGGGAGACCCTGCGGTTCGCCGTCGCCCTCGGGGGCGAGGTCCCGCACCAGGCGCATCTGCCGGCGTTGGTGGGGGACACCCACGCCGACGCCGCCTTGGGCGAGTTGTCCGCGTGCGGCCTGCTCTCCCCGGCCGGACCCCGCTACCGCCTGGCGGCCGGAGTCCTGGACCAGCTGGTGGCCGGCGGATACGGCGAGGACGCGGACACCTTCGCCCGCAACGCCGCCCAGCACTACGCCTGGTGGGCGGGCCATCCGTCCGTCACGCCGGAGCGGGCCGTCGCCGAGGCGGACGCCGTGCTCGCCTCGATGACCCACCTGGTGCAGGGCGACCGGCCGGGAGCGGCCAGTACGGCCGTGCTGCTGGCCCGCAGCGCCTCTCCGGCATTCGCGGCGGGGATGAGGTGGGGCGCCTGGGAGAAGGCTCTCAGGGCCGGACAGGAGGCCGCCCGGGTCGCCGGTGAGGTCGCCGAGGAGGCGTACTTCCACCACGAGTTGGGCGTGCTCGCCCTCTGTACCGGACACCTGGACCGGGCCAGGACCGAACTGGAGACCTCCGTCGGCATGCGCGGAGCGCTCGCCGACAAGCCAGGTGCGGTGGCCGGGCGCAGGGCGCTCGCCCTCGTCACGGACCTCTCCGGCGGACCGGTGGTGCAGGGTGGCCGTGCCGCGGCCGGCGAGGAGGTGACGGCCGTACGCCACGAGGAATCGCTGTCGCCGTCCGGCGTGCCGGGGGCCACCGCGGTGATGCCCGTGTCCGGATGGAAGGCCGAGGACCCGTCGACGCCGGTCTCCCCCCGGGCCGTTCCGGCCGCCGCCCGGCCCACGGGCCTGTCCTCGATCGGTCACAGGGCGCTCCAGGGCGCCAGGCGCAACCTCGTCGCGGTCGGCGCGGGCGCGCTGCTGGCCGCCGTGCTGGGCACGGTGGTGACACTGGGGGCGACCTCGGACAGCGAGGACCCCGAGAACCAGAACGTCACGACCGAGCAGGAGGCGGGCGTGGACGACAGCGAGAGGGGCCTGTCCGCGGACGAGCCGGCCGGGGACGAGCCCGCCGCCGGCGTCACCGCGGGACCCGGAGCCTCCGTACCGGGTCCTTCGCACAGCGCGTCGCCGTCCGGCGGCGGAACGCCGGAGGGGGAGACGTCGGAGCCCGGGACGAGCCCGTCGTCGGACGACCCGACGAGCGGCGGCCCCAGCGACCCTCCGCCGTCCCAGGACCCCTCGCCGAGCGGGAAGCCGACGGACCCGGGGACCACGCCGACGCCGTCCGGGCCGCCCGATCCGACCGAGACGACCCCTGATCCGACGGAGACCGCTCCCACGGACCCTCCGAGCGAACCGCCGGAGTCCACGGACTCGGCGAGCGGTCCGGCGGAGTCGGCCACCGCGTCGGCGACGGGCACCGATCCCGTTCCGGACGACACCTCCGGCACCGTGCCCACCACCCTGGTCTGA
- a CDS encoding TetR/AcrR family transcriptional regulator: protein MAEGLRERKKRQTRQHLSDVATGLFLERGFDAVTIAEIARAADVSVNTVYNYFPAKEDLFLDRSRGVVERLSRYVRARDEGESAADAVLRELRLQVEGVSPTVGLMEGYESFMRVIEGADGLKARLWHIQQEVLAHLEATLEEEAGAGPGDRTAALVAGQLSWVHSTLMGYIGREMMAGRKPAEVSREALGLLDDVEDLLGEKVLNYGRRSDL, encoded by the coding sequence ATGGCAGAGGGACTAAGGGAGCGGAAGAAGCGGCAGACCAGGCAGCACCTCTCGGACGTGGCCACCGGGCTCTTCCTGGAGCGCGGCTTCGACGCGGTCACGATCGCCGAGATCGCACGCGCCGCCGACGTCTCGGTGAACACCGTCTACAACTACTTCCCCGCCAAGGAGGACCTCTTTCTGGACCGCAGCCGGGGCGTCGTCGAGCGGCTCTCCCGCTACGTCCGCGCCCGCGACGAGGGCGAGTCCGCCGCCGACGCCGTCCTGCGGGAGCTGCGCCTCCAGGTGGAGGGCGTCTCGCCCACCGTCGGCCTGATGGAGGGGTACGAGAGCTTCATGCGGGTCATCGAGGGTGCCGACGGCCTCAAGGCCCGGCTCTGGCACATCCAGCAGGAGGTGCTGGCCCACCTGGAGGCGACGCTCGAGGAGGAGGCCGGGGCCGGCCCGGGGGACCGGACCGCGGCTCTGGTGGCCGGTCAGCTCTCCTGGGTGCACAGCACCCTCATGGGATACATCGGCCGCGAGATGATGGCCGGCCGCAAGCCCGCCGAGGTGTCCAGGGAGGCGCTCGGCCTCCTCGACGACGTCGAGGACCTCCTCGGCGAGAAGGTACTCAACTACGGGCGGCGCTCGGACCTGTGA
- a CDS encoding ABC transporter ATP-binding protein produces the protein MPIISTSGLSRTFMTKAGPVEAVRSIDLTVRAGEIIGLLGPNGAGKTTTLRMLTTLLAPTGGAATVAGCDLARDPAGVREKCGYVAQSGGVDPHITVREELVTQGRLYRLSKAEARARTTELAGSLGLEELLDRKTSALSGGQRRRLDIAMGLTHRPEVLFLDEPTTGLDPGSRTDLWELVRRLRDDFGTTVVLTTHYLDEADALADRVVVVDGGRVAAEGTPTALKTAYAGSPDASLQDAFLAVTGRAPASAEAAPVAV, from the coding sequence ATGCCCATCATCAGTACGTCCGGGCTCTCCCGGACCTTCATGACCAAGGCGGGGCCGGTCGAGGCCGTGCGGTCGATCGACCTCACGGTCCGGGCGGGCGAGATCATCGGCCTCCTCGGCCCCAACGGCGCGGGCAAGACCACCACCCTGCGCATGCTCACCACGCTGCTCGCGCCCACCGGCGGCGCGGCCACCGTCGCCGGGTGCGACCTGGCCCGGGACCCGGCCGGGGTGCGCGAGAAGTGCGGCTACGTCGCCCAGTCCGGCGGCGTGGACCCCCACATCACCGTGCGGGAGGAGCTGGTCACCCAGGGGCGGCTGTACCGGCTGAGCAAGGCCGAGGCCCGCGCGCGGACCACCGAACTGGCGGGCTCCCTGGGCCTGGAGGAGCTGCTCGACCGGAAGACGTCGGCACTCTCCGGCGGGCAGCGCAGGCGCCTCGACATCGCGATGGGCCTCACCCACCGCCCCGAGGTGCTCTTCCTCGACGAGCCGACCACCGGCCTCGACCCCGGCAGCCGCACCGACCTGTGGGAGCTGGTGCGCCGCCTGCGCGACGACTTCGGGACCACCGTCGTGCTGACCACCCACTACCTCGACGAGGCCGACGCGCTCGCGGACCGGGTGGTCGTGGTCGACGGCGGCAGGGTCGCCGCCGAGGGCACACCGACCGCCCTGAAGACCGCCTACGCCGGCTCCCCGGACGCCTCCCTCCAGGACGCCTTCCTCGCCGTCACCGGGCGCGCCCCCGCGTCCGCCGAAGCCGCCCCCGTCGCCGTATAG
- a CDS encoding ABC transporter permease, whose product MTTPAPPPPPPHTDQDAGPRPPEAGADGLGPYASPVPDRDPGLGDAIASEWTKIRSVRSTMWTLGVLVVLLPAVGLLTALTVRASDASVEDGSVLELGFFGVLPGSICVITLGVLTITSEYGTGMIRSTLTVCPSRARVLIAKSFVLFLLTFTVTTVTTGVVGVLQTAALDGAPPTGDDWLRSTVGVGLYIALLGLLSLAFGAIVRHSAGAITIMIALFLLPLVLAVFMFAPALSGLQHALFVYSIPNQIGALYAGSLTMSGPTGWSPVLIIAGVTAVVMAAAFASLDRRDV is encoded by the coding sequence ATGACGACGCCGGCACCCCCGCCGCCTCCCCCGCACACGGACCAGGACGCCGGCCCGCGCCCACCGGAGGCCGGGGCCGACGGGCTCGGCCCCTACGCCTCGCCCGTCCCGGACCGCGATCCGGGACTCGGTGACGCCATCGCCTCGGAGTGGACCAAGATCCGCTCCGTGCGCTCCACGATGTGGACGCTCGGCGTGCTGGTCGTACTGCTGCCGGCCGTCGGTCTGCTCACCGCGCTGACCGTACGTGCCTCGGACGCCTCCGTCGAGGACGGTTCCGTGCTCGAACTCGGCTTCTTCGGCGTGCTGCCCGGCTCGATCTGTGTGATCACCCTGGGCGTGCTCACCATCACGTCCGAGTACGGCACCGGGATGATCCGTTCCACCCTGACGGTCTGTCCCAGCCGGGCCCGGGTGCTGATCGCCAAGTCGTTCGTCCTCTTCCTGCTCACCTTCACCGTCACCACGGTGACGACCGGAGTGGTCGGGGTGCTGCAGACCGCCGCCCTGGACGGCGCCCCGCCCACCGGCGACGACTGGCTGCGCTCCACGGTCGGAGTGGGGCTCTACATCGCGTTGCTCGGGCTCCTGTCCCTGGCCTTCGGCGCGATCGTCCGGCACTCGGCGGGGGCGATCACGATCATGATCGCCCTGTTCCTGCTGCCGCTGGTGCTGGCGGTGTTCATGTTCGCGCCGGCGCTCTCCGGTCTGCAACACGCGCTGTTCGTGTACTCGATCCCCAACCAGATCGGTGCGCTGTACGCCGGGTCGCTGACCATGTCGGGACCGACCGGCTGGAGTCCCGTCCTCATCATCGCCGGCGTGACCGCCGTGGTCATGGCCGCGGCCTTCGCCTCTCTGGACCGACGGGACGTCTGA